A genomic segment from Nitrosopumilus sp. K4 encodes:
- a CDS encoding PEFG-CTERM sorting domain-containing protein translates to MKTIAIGSLFVLLAIVAGVTATNPAFADHATASVSLPAGSSVPGCEETNECYIPHEVTIDVGGEVTWSNDDTAAHTVTGGSANDGPSGVFDSSLFMAGATFSHKFDTAGTYPYFCMVHPWMEGVVVVQEAGAEEAMDEHEGEMMNMEGDATATGMLSDGTKVSIWTSVPTKGEMMEINVEFEGAEHVNHDIKVTQNGNTVLNDMGAHHHDGKGAHMTKALSSSDPVDITITFQGYGVDDPKTGPIGEVVKFSKVVPEFGTIAMMILAVAIISIVAVTAKSRVIPRF, encoded by the coding sequence ATGAAGACTATAGCTATAGGCTCTCTCTTCGTATTACTCGCTATTGTAGCTGGAGTAACCGCAACTAATCCTGCATTTGCAGATCATGCAACTGCCAGTGTTAGTCTCCCTGCAGGTTCTTCAGTTCCAGGCTGTGAAGAAACCAACGAGTGTTACATTCCTCATGAAGTGACAATTGATGTTGGTGGTGAAGTTACATGGTCAAATGACGACACTGCAGCTCACACAGTCACAGGTGGAAGCGCCAATGATGGACCATCTGGCGTATTTGACAGTAGCTTGTTCATGGCAGGTGCAACATTCTCACACAAGTTTGACACTGCAGGAACATATCCTTACTTCTGTATGGTACATCCATGGATGGAAGGAGTTGTTGTAGTTCAAGAAGCAGGTGCTGAAGAAGCAATGGATGAACACGAAGGCGAAATGATGAACATGGAAGGCGATGCAACAGCAACAGGAATGTTGTCTGATGGTACCAAAGTATCAATTTGGACTTCAGTCCCAACAAAAGGGGAAATGATGGAGATCAATGTTGAATTCGAAGGTGCAGAGCATGTCAATCATGACATCAAAGTCACACAAAATGGAAACACTGTACTAAATGATATGGGTGCACATCACCACGATGGAAAAGGAGCACATATGACAAAAGCTCTTAGTTCATCTGATCCAGTAGACATCACTATTACCTTCCAAGGTTATGGTGTAGATGATCCAAAGACTGGACCAATTGGTGAAGTAGTAAAATTCTCAAAGGTTGTTCCTGAATTTGGAACAATTGCAATGATGATACTAGCAGTTGCAATCATAAGCATTGTCGCAGTAACAGCAAAATCTAGAGTCATTCCAAGATTTTAG
- a CDS encoding CFI-box-CTERM domain-containing protein encodes MKYFLVLLLIPFLITPAFAQTNSETLPTDKGTLNVKLAYEDISPGDQTRLNIDFINPQTQKIQEHIDYKLSVSKNSKTVFGPIPLTHTSLGSVKIPVEFPEEGIYSVDFEIEGILFQPIPMETVSFNIRVGEANAQPSIPVNDGSNENGGGCLIATATYGSELAPQVQQLRELRDTKLLQTESGASFINTFNQFYYSFSPTIADLEREQPLFKEVMKVTLTPMLSSLSILNHVNMDSEQEVLGYGISIVLLNIGMYVGVPVFGILKLYQFKRK; translated from the coding sequence ATGAAATATTTTCTTGTTTTATTATTGATTCCATTTTTAATTACACCGGCATTTGCGCAAACAAATTCTGAAACTTTGCCAACTGATAAAGGAACATTAAATGTAAAGTTGGCCTATGAAGACATTTCTCCAGGAGATCAAACAAGACTAAATATTGATTTTATCAATCCTCAAACTCAAAAAATTCAAGAGCATATTGACTACAAGTTATCAGTTTCCAAAAATAGCAAAACTGTTTTTGGCCCAATACCACTTACACACACATCACTTGGTTCTGTAAAAATTCCTGTAGAATTTCCTGAAGAGGGGATTTATTCAGTAGACTTTGAGATCGAGGGAATTTTATTTCAACCAATTCCCATGGAAACGGTTTCATTTAACATAAGAGTTGGAGAAGCCAATGCACAACCATCAATCCCAGTAAATGACGGTTCAAATGAAAATGGTGGTGGTTGTCTCATTGCAACTGCAACGTATGGCTCTGAGTTGGCACCACAAGTACAGCAATTACGTGAGTTACGAGATACCAAATTATTGCAAACAGAATCAGGAGCTTCATTTATCAACACATTCAATCAATTCTATTATTCATTCTCACCAACAATTGCAGATCTTGAAAGAGAGCAACCATTATTCAAAGAAGTTATGAAAGTAACACTAACCCCAATGCTTTCATCATTATCAATTTTAAATCACGTAAACATGGATTCTGAGCAAGAGGTTCTTGGTTACGGTATCTCTATAGTTTTACTAAACATTGGAATGTATGTAGGCGTTCCTGTATTTGGAATTCTAAAGTTGTACCAGTTTAAACGAAAATAG